The region CTTTGAACAGAATCTGGGAACAATAAAACCTGGAGAAACCAAGAAAGGCAGTGCTAGTATATATATACCCACAGATGCAGAAGTTCAAGCAGATTTTGGGCCTGACGCCACAGTATCTAACCCGTTCTTCATAGGTGGATTCAGCGTTAAATTCAATGGTGCTAACGGCGCTAAACATACAAAAACTTCTAATTCAATAGAAATAAAATTAGTATAACTTCCTGCAAAAAACAGGAAAACTTATTTTTTTTATTTTAAATTTTTAATATTATGATTACTGTGAATTAACAGCTTCTTTATCTTTTTTATATGCTTTAACTGCAGCATATGTAACCCCTAAAATTAAAGGGCCTATAATAAAACCAGATAATCCAAATACAAGAGGTCCACAGAGGAATCCTAACATAAATATCAAGGGATGGATATCTGCATATTTGCTGGATATTTTAGGCCTTATATAAATATCAATTGCACTCATCAAGAATCCTAATATTATAACTGCAAATGCCTGTAAATAGTTTCCAGTTAGAATACTGTAGGCTGCAAGGATAATTGGAAGTGGCCAGTGTCCAATAAATGGTATAAGCTGGAAGAATCCGGTTAATATTCCTAAAAATGAGGCGAAAGGATAGCCTATGAGCCAGAACCCGACACCACCCAATATTCCGGTTAAAAGAGCTGTAAAGAAATGCCCGAAAAATATGCTCTTTAAAACTTTTTCTGTTTCGCTAAAAAGAGCATCAAAGTAATGTGTTCTGTTTTGGGGAATGGTGAAATTAATGTATTCCCATAGTTTATCTCCATCTTTTGCAAAATAGAACGTAGATGCAAAGAATATGAACAGTTGGAAGGCAATGGTGGGAATAGAACTTAAATAGGTAACTATATAGTTTAAGGTATATTTTAAAACTTCTTCTAAACCTAATTTAAAGCTGCTTATGAGGGAATCAGCATATGTTTTAAACCCTGTAGGCAGATAATATTGAACTGTACCTGAATTTACACTACTTAAATTAGCATTTTTTGCAATGGCAACAATTGCAGGGGTAGATTCTATAAGGGAGTTTATTATTATTACCATAATCAAGATTAAGGGGAGAATAACTATTATCATTGCAAGTATTATGGATATGGTTTCAAATTTTATGTGGGGCAACATTTTATTGGATATGGGGCGAATTACATAGGCAAATACGGCGCCAAGAATAATCATACTTATCATGGGAGTTAATACAAAAAATGAGATGATGAGCAGGGCTGAAATAATAAAAACAGCTGAAGTAACAGTTCCTCTTAGTTTATAAATCATTGTATTCACTTTTTATCCTTATTACAATTTTATTTAGTTTTTTATAAACAGAAATTAAATTTTATGTTTTATACCTGAAGCATCTCTTTTATATTTTCCAAATTCTGAAATTAACCTGATTTCATCACTCCAAAACACAGGACCTTCAACACAAACTCTCCAACCAATGTCATCGACGCAGCATTGTCCACAGATTCCCATTCCGCATTTCATGTATCGTTCCAATGAAAACTGGGCAGGGATTTTGAGCCTTTCTACGATATCGAAGATGCCTTTCATCATTACTTCAGGACCACAGGTCACCACCATATCATAATCTTTATCTTCAATTATTTTTTCCATATATTCTGTGGCGAATCCGCAAAATCCGAAGCTTCCATCATCTGTGCATGCATAGGGGGTTATATCAGTTGATTTAAGTTTATCCATAAATAATAGTTCATCTTTAGTTGTGGCTGCGGTTATTACATCTATATCTACGTCCATGCGTCGGGCTTCACTAACAAATGCTGAAATTGGTGCCATTCCCACTCCTCCACCAATTGCAAGGATTTTTGAGCCTACTATTTCAAAGCCACGTCCGTAGGGTCCTCTTAATCCTAATTTATCTCCATTTTGGAGGGAATGAACTGCTTCTGTAAATGGGCCTACATTTTTTATTGAGATTCCTATTTCATTGTTTATTGGATCAATTAGGGATATGGACATGGGTTTTTCATCTTTAAAATTCCATACCATCATGAATTGGCCGGGCAATATATTTTCAGTATCCCAATCAAATATAAATGTTTTAATGGTTTTAGTTTCATTAATTATTCTTTTTATTTCAATGGTTTTTGGAACATGCATTTTATCAGCCTTATATTGATTATTTTTATTGTTTATGGGCTATTCCCACCATTTCTTCAATTGATTGGTATTTATTTTTATTCATGAATTTATTAATTCCATCATTAACTTCCTTAAAAATAGATGGTCCTTTATACATAATTGCGGTGCCAATTTGAACACATCTTGCTCCAGCGAACATAAATTCTATGGCGTCCCTGTAATCTGTTATGCCGCCCACCCCAATTAGGGGGACATGAACTGCATCATATACATCAAACACACATCTAAGTGCAATGGGCTTTACTGCAGGACCAGATAATCCTCCAAATTTATTAGAGAGAATGGGATTTCCAGAGTCTATATCTATTCTCATGCCGGGACCTACTGAATT is a window of Methanobacterium sp. DNA encoding:
- a CDS encoding AI-2E family transporter, with the protein product MIYKLRGTVTSAVFIISALLIISFFVLTPMISMIILGAVFAYVIRPISNKMLPHIKFETISIILAMIIVILPLILIMVIIINSLIESTPAIVAIAKNANLSSVNSGTVQYYLPTGFKTYADSLISSFKLGLEEVLKYTLNYIVTYLSSIPTIAFQLFIFFASTFYFAKDGDKLWEYINFTIPQNRTHYFDALFSETEKVLKSIFFGHFFTALLTGILGGVGFWLIGYPFASFLGILTGFFQLIPFIGHWPLPIILAAYSILTGNYLQAFAVIILGFLMSAIDIYIRPKISSKYADIHPLIFMLGFLCGPLVFGLSGFIIGPLILGVTYAAVKAYKKDKEAVNSQ
- a CDS encoding dihydroorotate dehydrogenase electron transfer subunit → MHVPKTIEIKRIINETKTIKTFIFDWDTENILPGQFMMVWNFKDEKPMSISLIDPINNEIGISIKNVGPFTEAVHSLQNGDKLGLRGPYGRGFEIVGSKILAIGGGVGMAPISAFVSEARRMDVDIDVITAATTKDELLFMDKLKSTDITPYACTDDGSFGFCGFATEYMEKIIEDKDYDMVVTCGPEVMMKGIFDIVERLKIPAQFSLERYMKCGMGICGQCCVDDIGWRVCVEGPVFWSDEIRLISEFGKYKRDASGIKHKI